In Spirochaetota bacterium, a single genomic region encodes these proteins:
- the fliP gene encoding flagellar type III secretion system pore protein FliP (The bacterial flagellar biogenesis protein FliP forms a type III secretion system (T3SS)-type pore required for flagellar assembly.): MSARRNLRTLLFYIIVLAAIPAAVSFAQSIPIPFVDVRVKEAQSPREVSLGLQILFLLTILSLAPSIVIMVTSFLRVSIVLSFLQRALSLQETPPRAIIMGLSLFLTFFIMQPTLNEMNKRALEPYLAGKIGVNDFFGQVEQPLRKFMLTTLNSKGGMSNLDLFIYLSKKGSLKDPASIPTSVIIPAFVINELTVAFKMGIFLFIPFIVIDLIVAAALMAMGMIMLPPVMISLPLKLILFIAVDGWKLISYQLVQSYK, translated from the coding sequence ATGTCAGCAAGACGCAACCTGCGTACTCTGCTATTCTACATCATCGTTCTCGCTGCAATTCCTGCTGCAGTGTCTTTTGCGCAATCCATTCCCATACCCTTCGTCGATGTGCGCGTGAAGGAGGCACAGTCTCCGCGTGAGGTGTCACTCGGACTGCAAATACTGTTCCTTCTTACTATCCTTTCCCTCGCGCCATCGATCGTCATCATGGTCACGAGCTTTCTGCGCGTGTCCATCGTCCTCAGTTTTCTCCAGCGCGCCTTGTCGCTGCAGGAAACGCCGCCCCGCGCCATCATCATGGGGCTTTCGCTTTTTCTTACTTTTTTCATCATGCAGCCGACGCTCAATGAAATGAACAAGCGTGCACTTGAGCCGTATCTTGCCGGGAAGATCGGCGTGAACGATTTCTTCGGACAGGTGGAGCAGCCGCTCAGGAAATTCATGCTCACTACGCTCAACTCCAAGGGCGGCATGTCGAATCTGGACCTGTTCATCTATCTCTCGAAAAAGGGATCGCTCAAGGACCCTGCGAGCATACCGACGTCGGTGATTATTCCGGCATTCGTCATCAATGAACTTACCGTCGCCTTTAAGATGGGGATATTCCTTTTCATCCCGTTCATCGTCATCGATCTCATCGTTGCCGCGGCGCTCATGGCAATGGGGATGATAATGCTCCCGCCTGTCATGATCTCGCTGCCGCTTAAGCTTATTTTATTTATTGCCGTCGACGGCTGGAAACTCATATCCTATCAGCTTGTGCAAAGTTATAAGTGA
- a CDS encoding FapA family protein — MNELKKMILAGDLYRTMKDAPRRVEFAVPSVEAGLRKAAEYFRCAVEDVAYDIIENGKEGVFGVGGKPYRVSFSYTPSIQGSLLSARSEEQFILGPLPDARKVIEPKDKDSEATVRVTRNGVMLKVTPKKGKGKAIEDPLVVQQMLLAKEIFQYDVELVNRIVKQAKGQSIKIADWQPNIYNDGRVTLDIAEDEMRVFVNVSAPQKTGREIDEQDIREMLESNSVSYGIDEKAIKEVVERSITGRPFLIATGTPAVNGENARIEYKVDIEKKNVPKAIDENSDVDYKDLSIIENVTVGQVLAQKIEASDGVPGKTVKGRFMEAKKGKDIEFGDILGQNVEMSADKTKVVSKINGQVVNNFNKLSVEPIFTVKGDVGPETGNITFLGNVIVGGNVLDNYKIQAAGNIDIKGSVGKAELDSEGDIMVKLGIQGKGGAKLKAGNDVIVKFLENAHVDVGRDVVVTESIMHSTIDAGRRVILVGRKSVITGGRVRAFEEVNAKVFGSASSAKTVIEVGIAPRIRQRMDDLNAEKEGIEKTIEELGRNVKTLEGLAKAKKLDEEKEKLFTDSKQKYADDQARMIAIAKELEEITAYLMGVQVEARISAAKTVFPGVRVAVKSAYLDVRDTFKAVTFFEEANNIQIEAYKGTPTQVKRAAV, encoded by the coding sequence ATGAATGAACTCAAAAAAATGATACTGGCGGGCGACCTGTACCGCACTATGAAGGACGCGCCGCGCCGCGTTGAATTCGCCGTCCCGTCGGTGGAGGCGGGTCTCAGGAAAGCGGCCGAGTATTTTCGCTGCGCTGTCGAGGACGTTGCCTACGATATCATCGAGAACGGCAAAGAGGGTGTGTTCGGCGTCGGCGGGAAACCGTACCGCGTGTCGTTCAGCTATACCCCGAGCATCCAGGGCTCGCTTCTGTCCGCTCGGTCGGAAGAGCAATTCATCCTGGGCCCGCTTCCGGATGCGCGCAAGGTCATCGAGCCCAAGGATAAAGACAGTGAAGCGACGGTACGCGTGACGCGCAATGGCGTCATGCTCAAGGTCACGCCGAAAAAAGGGAAGGGCAAGGCTATCGAGGATCCGTTGGTGGTGCAGCAGATGCTCCTTGCAAAGGAGATATTCCAGTACGATGTGGAACTCGTCAATAGGATCGTAAAACAGGCCAAGGGACAGTCGATCAAGATAGCCGACTGGCAGCCGAACATCTACAACGACGGGCGCGTAACGCTCGATATCGCCGAAGACGAGATGCGCGTATTCGTCAATGTCTCCGCGCCGCAGAAGACCGGACGTGAGATAGACGAACAGGACATCAGGGAGATGCTCGAGAGTAACAGTGTCTCCTACGGCATCGATGAAAAGGCGATAAAAGAGGTCGTCGAACGATCGATAACCGGCAGGCCCTTCCTTATCGCAACAGGCACGCCCGCCGTGAACGGCGAGAACGCGCGCATTGAATACAAGGTCGATATCGAGAAGAAGAACGTCCCCAAGGCCATCGATGAGAATTCCGATGTCGATTATAAGGACCTGAGCATCATTGAGAACGTCACCGTCGGACAGGTGCTTGCGCAGAAGATAGAGGCGAGCGACGGTGTTCCCGGCAAGACGGTCAAGGGCCGCTTCATGGAGGCCAAGAAAGGGAAGGATATCGAGTTCGGCGATATCCTGGGACAGAACGTCGAAATGTCGGCAGACAAGACAAAAGTGGTGTCCAAGATCAACGGGCAGGTGGTCAATAATTTCAATAAGCTTTCCGTGGAACCGATATTCACGGTCAAGGGCGATGTGGGTCCGGAGACGGGGAATATCACGTTTCTCGGCAATGTCATCGTCGGCGGCAATGTTCTCGATAATTACAAGATACAGGCCGCGGGGAATATCGATATCAAGGGCTCGGTCGGGAAGGCCGAACTCGATTCCGAAGGCGACATCATGGTCAAGCTCGGCATCCAGGGCAAGGGCGGCGCGAAGCTCAAGGCCGGCAATGATGTCATCGTGAAATTCCTTGAGAACGCGCATGTCGATGTCGGGCGCGATGTGGTCGTCACCGAATCGATCATGCATTCAACGATCGATGCCGGGCGGCGCGTCATACTCGTCGGCAGGAAATCCGTTATTACCGGCGGGCGCGTCCGTGCGTTCGAAGAGGTCAATGCGAAGGTGTTCGGCTCCGCCTCATCGGCGAAGACCGTCATCGAGGTGGGCATCGCCCCGCGCATTCGCCAGCGCATGGACGATCTGAACGCCGAAAAAGAGGGCATAGAGAAAACGATCGAAGAGCTCGGGCGCAACGTCAAAACGCTCGAGGGGCTTGCCAAGGCGAAAAAACTCGACGAGGAGAAAGAGAAGCTCTTTACCGATTCGAAGCAGAAGTACGCCGATGATCAGGCACGCATGATCGCCATTGCGAAAGAACTTGAGGAGATAACCGCATATCTCATGGGCGTACAGGTGGAGGCCCGTATCTCCGCAGCGAAGACGGTGTTCCCCGGCGTCCGCGTAGCGGTAAAGAGCGCGTACCTCGATGTGCGCGATACGTTCAAGGCCGTCACCTTTTTCGAGGAAGCGAACAATATCCAGATAGAAGCATACAAGGGTACACCGACGCAGGTGAAACGGGCGGCGGTGTAG
- a CDS encoding MinD/ParA family protein gives MTDQAEELRKMMSGPVQYQQRVIAVTSGKGGVGKTNVAINLGIALSRYKKKVIIMDADLGLANVNVILGKIPEFNLFHVMKGLKKMRDIVITTNYGIRFIAGASGFSQLANLTEESRMNLVKGLEELNDADIIIIDTGAGVSNNVLSFVLAADEVIIVTTPEPTAITDAYGIIKAISAEASNPELKLIVNRVKSVVEARKVSERVVNIASQFLNMKVNYLGFVFEDEIISQAVIRQMPFIEFDARARASLCLDHLAQRLLKITEKEFREPKGLAGFVKSIVDFYSE, from the coding sequence ATGACCGACCAGGCAGAAGAACTCCGAAAGATGATGAGCGGGCCCGTGCAGTATCAGCAGCGGGTCATAGCGGTAACGAGCGGCAAGGGCGGCGTGGGGAAGACCAATGTCGCCATCAATCTCGGCATCGCGCTCTCACGGTACAAGAAGAAAGTGATAATCATGGACGCCGATCTCGGGCTCGCCAATGTGAACGTCATACTCGGGAAGATACCCGAATTCAATCTCTTCCACGTGATGAAGGGTCTGAAGAAGATGCGCGATATCGTCATCACGACGAATTACGGGATACGATTCATCGCCGGTGCATCGGGATTTTCTCAGCTAGCGAACCTTACCGAAGAGAGCCGGATGAACCTTGTGAAGGGGCTTGAGGAGTTGAACGACGCCGATATCATCATCATCGATACCGGCGCGGGTGTCTCCAACAATGTGCTCTCGTTCGTGCTCGCCGCGGATGAGGTGATAATCGTAACGACGCCGGAACCGACCGCGATAACCGATGCCTACGGTATCATCAAGGCGATATCCGCCGAAGCGTCCAATCCCGAGCTCAAGCTCATCGTCAACCGCGTGAAGTCGGTCGTCGAAGCGCGCAAGGTGAGCGAGCGTGTGGTGAATATCGCGAGCCAGTTCCTCAACATGAAGGTGAATTACCTCGGGTTCGTTTTCGAGGATGAGATAATATCGCAGGCCGTCATACGGCAGATGCCGTTCATCGAATTCGACGCCCGCGCCCGTGCCTCCCTCTGCCTCGATCACCTGGCGCAGCGGCTCCTCAAGATAACGGAGAAGGAATTCCGCGAGCCGAAAGGGCTTGCCGGTTTCGTGAAAAGTATCGTCGACTTCTATTCGGAATGA
- the flhB gene encoding flagellar biosynthesis protein FlhB translates to MKTCGFAQIGVMPLDRAASAPMVVSLLRWREGVSCSRKKHSQFAIEERRGKQRTAAYYDPFRDDVFRYDLSLFAADDEGRTEQPSDRKRRRAREEEGRVVNSIEINQTLSLGAGVAAIVLLLPYCITQVREYTVKTLSGIGKADAVITTQNYQSLFMDMGMVTFKVLGPLLIVPLIIGLLSNLAQTRFLFTSKNIKFDLKRIAFSWSNFKQRVFFSKQNIMNLAKIAFKIVVITVFTVMTITSHYRELIATLKISPAQSALLLGQISLDLMIKVLVFLAVISVIDYIFQQRQYIDSLKMTKAEVKEEMKELEGDPAVKGRIREMMHKLAFRNMYKSIPEADVIITNPTHFACALKYEAAAMQAPQLVAKGADAVALRIRQIAEENGVSIIENRELARHLYYNVEINEYIPEQLYNVVSLILAKVYRMRDERASVRMAG, encoded by the coding sequence ATGAAGACATGCGGATTCGCGCAGATCGGTGTCATGCCGTTGGATCGTGCGGCGAGTGCGCCCATGGTCGTTTCGCTCCTCAGGTGGCGCGAGGGCGTTTCGTGCTCACGGAAAAAACATTCTCAATTCGCGATCGAAGAGCGCAGAGGGAAACAGCGTACTGCGGCGTACTACGACCCGTTCCGCGACGATGTGTTCCGATACGATCTTTCGCTTTTTGCCGCTGACGATGAAGGCAGGACAGAACAGCCGTCCGACAGGAAGCGCCGCCGTGCCCGTGAAGAAGAGGGACGTGTCGTCAATTCCATAGAGATTAATCAGACGCTTTCCTTAGGCGCCGGCGTCGCCGCGATCGTGCTTCTTTTGCCGTACTGCATCACCCAGGTCCGGGAATACACGGTGAAAACGCTTTCCGGCATTGGAAAAGCGGATGCTGTCATCACGACGCAGAACTATCAGTCGCTGTTCATGGATATGGGTATGGTGACGTTCAAGGTGCTCGGGCCGCTGCTCATCGTGCCGCTCATTATCGGGCTGTTGTCGAATCTGGCGCAGACACGCTTTCTCTTCACGTCGAAGAACATCAAGTTCGATCTCAAGCGCATCGCTTTTTCCTGGTCCAACTTCAAGCAGCGAGTGTTCTTCTCGAAGCAGAATATCATGAATCTCGCCAAGATCGCGTTCAAGATAGTCGTCATCACCGTATTTACCGTTATGACGATCACGAGCCATTATCGGGAGCTTATTGCGACGCTCAAGATATCCCCGGCGCAGTCGGCGCTGCTCCTCGGGCAGATATCGCTTGATCTCATGATAAAGGTGCTCGTGTTCCTCGCCGTCATTTCCGTCATTGATTACATTTTCCAGCAGCGGCAGTACATCGACAGCTTGAAGATGACGAAGGCCGAGGTCAAAGAGGAAATGAAGGAATTGGAAGGCGACCCGGCGGTCAAGGGGCGCATACGCGAGATGATGCATAAGCTCGCGTTCCGCAATATGTACAAGTCGATACCGGAAGCCGATGTCATCATAACCAACCCGACGCATTTCGCCTGCGCGCTCAAGTATGAAGCGGCTGCAATGCAGGCCCCGCAGCTCGTTGCGAAAGGTGCCGATGCGGTGGCGCTTCGCATACGCCAGATAGCCGAGGAGAACGGCGTGTCGATCATTGAGAATCGCGAGCTTGCGCGGCATCTCTACTATAATGTTGAGATTAACGAATACATCCCTGAGCAGCTTTACAATGTTGTATCATTGATCCTAGCGAAGGTCTATCGTATGCGCGACGAACGCGCATCGGTACGAATGGCGGGGTAG
- the fliR gene encoding flagellar biosynthetic protein FliR: protein MQEFVQFTQLYVLIMVRMFAILMVAPVYSSTVIPVQLKGILAFVITAILFPLIADKAGAVPTALVPFVLAAANEAMIGILIGFLMTIIFAAFQTAARFFEVQMGFGVTDTIDPLSQISIPIIGQFQNLIATLVFFAIKGHHLVILALYESYKSLPVLGTQSKKVFTTGGGAIVDQLIHFTNAMFFVSLQLAFPILATLFVLTLALGLLAKAAPQMNMLMLGFPFQVAVGIITIMVITPMLVGTIADVLQVTFRDIFRFVDGLGTAR, encoded by the coding sequence GTGCAGGAGTTCGTTCAGTTCACTCAGCTCTATGTGCTCATCATGGTGCGGATGTTCGCCATACTCATGGTCGCACCGGTGTATTCTTCTACCGTCATCCCGGTACAGCTCAAAGGCATACTTGCGTTCGTCATCACGGCGATATTGTTCCCGCTCATCGCGGACAAGGCGGGCGCTGTGCCCACGGCGCTCGTGCCTTTCGTGCTTGCCGCCGCCAATGAGGCGATGATAGGGATACTCATCGGGTTCCTTATGACGATAATATTCGCGGCGTTCCAGACGGCAGCGCGCTTTTTCGAGGTGCAGATGGGCTTCGGCGTGACCGACACCATCGACCCGCTCTCGCAGATATCCATACCGATCATCGGGCAGTTCCAGAATCTTATCGCAACACTCGTGTTCTTTGCCATCAAGGGGCATCATCTCGTCATACTCGCGCTCTATGAAAGCTATAAAAGCCTGCCGGTGCTCGGTACGCAGTCGAAGAAAGTGTTCACCACCGGCGGCGGCGCCATCGTCGATCAGCTCATCCATTTTACGAATGCGATGTTCTTCGTGTCGCTGCAGCTCGCCTTCCCGATACTTGCAACGCTTTTCGTTCTCACGCTCGCCCTCGGGCTCCTTGCGAAGGCCGCTCCGCAGATGAACATGCTCATGCTCGGTTTCCCGTTCCAGGTGGCCGTCGGCATCATCACGATAATGGTGATAACCCCGATGCTCGTCGGGACCATCGCTGATGTCCTGCAGGTCACCTTCCGCGATATCTTCCGTTTTGTCGACGGTTTGGGAACGGCGCGATGA
- a CDS encoding GlsB/YeaQ/YmgE family stress response membrane protein, with the protein MADDVITKIRDTLRRNADVQAFLAGFVIGWIFSFIVALMNHHGFFASFGRGLIGAVVVGAVFWGVKFAVYKAAPELFEKDDAPREGDAASFPEGIPTASASPAPAGSAPVDGTPSRATAAAAYAAGNRSNEPMFVPPPSANAVREEEERKARYALTRSNVDGLEDDYASTIAASPSSPTPFPAAPPPVTPTQPVAPSGNDTVLPTAPVMDDVSPPLIPSVDPMDDVDKNSNLRHNTTATPPASDTIDAIIAPPTKSLIDDFALDKAKEQMRIESRSNDEAEGSVRGFTKSQSGGSFVYDKNREIKLPNNPEVMARAVRTMLKRDTDGGK; encoded by the coding sequence GTGGCGGATGATGTGATCACAAAAATACGCGACACGCTCAGGCGCAATGCCGATGTGCAGGCGTTCCTGGCGGGTTTTGTCATCGGCTGGATATTCTCGTTCATCGTCGCATTGATGAATCACCATGGCTTTTTCGCATCGTTCGGACGCGGGCTCATCGGCGCTGTCGTCGTCGGTGCCGTGTTCTGGGGTGTGAAGTTCGCCGTCTATAAAGCGGCCCCGGAGCTTTTTGAAAAGGACGATGCTCCCCGCGAGGGTGATGCGGCGTCATTCCCGGAAGGGATACCGACAGCATCTGCATCACCTGCCCCGGCCGGATCCGCTCCTGTCGATGGTACGCCGTCCCGGGCGACCGCAGCCGCCGCCTATGCCGCCGGGAATCGCAGTAATGAACCGATGTTCGTCCCGCCGCCCTCTGCCAATGCAGTGCGTGAGGAAGAAGAGAGAAAAGCGAGATATGCCCTTACACGATCGAATGTCGATGGTTTGGAGGATGATTACGCTTCAACGATAGCGGCATCGCCCTCGTCGCCGACGCCTTTTCCGGCGGCGCCACCCCCGGTGACACCTACCCAGCCTGTCGCTCCTTCGGGGAATGATACGGTTCTTCCGACCGCACCGGTCATGGATGACGTGTCGCCCCCGCTTATTCCCAGTGTGGACCCAATGGATGATGTTGATAAAAATTCGAATTTAAGGCATAATACCACGGCTACTCCACCCGCATCCGATACTATCGATGCCATCATCGCTCCCCCGACGAAGTCGCTCATCGATGATTTTGCGCTCGACAAGGCGAAAGAGCAGATGCGGATAGAGTCGCGATCGAACGATGAAGCGGAGGGGAGCGTACGCGGGTTCACGAAAAGCCAGTCGGGGGGATCGTTCGTGTACGATAAGAATCGGGAGATAAAGCTCCCGAACAACCCTGAGGTCATGGCGCGTGCGGTACGTACGATGCTGAAGCGGGACACGGACGGCGGGAAGTGA
- the whiG gene encoding RNA polymerase sigma factor WhiG, with protein sequence MESVKITDENELEHWRKYKKKKTSALREALIKKYAPLVKYVAGKIAMSMPENIDFNDLVSDGSFGLIDAVEKYDPDRDIKFKTYAVTRIRGAIFDALRSRDWVPRSMRKKAKEIERAVQILEAKFGRDVSDDEVAKEIGMDMDEYQKVMKRITESSVVSLNDVYYTGDDSDEISFADTLAGPEGLNPDILAERDEIRGTIVEALKTLPEKEKQVLILYYYEDLTLKEIGAVLNVTESRVSQLHTKAIQELRYKLNEIKKSLV encoded by the coding sequence ATGGAGTCAGTGAAGATCACGGATGAGAACGAGCTTGAGCACTGGCGCAAGTACAAAAAGAAGAAGACTTCGGCGCTTCGCGAAGCGCTCATAAAGAAGTATGCCCCGCTCGTGAAGTACGTGGCGGGGAAGATCGCGATGTCCATGCCCGAGAACATCGATTTCAATGACCTTGTCAGCGACGGTTCCTTCGGTCTTATCGATGCCGTCGAAAAATACGATCCCGACCGGGACATAAAATTCAAGACCTATGCGGTCACCCGTATCCGCGGCGCCATATTCGATGCGCTCCGTTCGCGCGACTGGGTCCCGCGTTCGATGCGCAAGAAAGCGAAAGAGATAGAACGTGCCGTGCAGATACTCGAGGCGAAATTCGGCCGCGATGTGAGCGATGATGAGGTCGCCAAAGAGATAGGCATGGATATGGACGAGTACCAGAAGGTGATGAAACGCATCACCGAGTCGTCGGTGGTCTCGCTCAATGATGTGTACTACACCGGTGATGATTCGGATGAGATATCGTTCGCCGATACGCTTGCCGGCCCCGAGGGGCTCAATCCCGATATCCTCGCCGAACGCGACGAGATACGAGGGACCATCGTAGAGGCGCTCAAGACGCTCCCTGAAAAAGAGAAGCAGGTGCTCATCCTCTATTATTATGAGGACCTCACGCTCAAGGAAATAGGCGCGGTGCTCAACGTGACCGAAAGCCGCGTATCGCAGCTGCATACGAAAGCCATTCAGGAATTGCGCTACAAGCTCAATGAAATAAAGAAGAGTCTCGTCTAA
- a CDS encoding nitroreductase family protein, with translation MDGLTMLYTRRSVRSFKTDAVADDIIGNIVRAGQLAATARNVQPWEFVVVKTADVRRQIAAVTENGKFIEHAPVCIAVLCQDTKYYLEDGAAAT, from the coding sequence ATGGACGGACTTACCATGCTCTATACGCGAAGGAGCGTACGGTCATTCAAAACGGATGCCGTAGCGGATGATATCATCGGGAACATAGTCCGTGCCGGGCAGCTGGCGGCTACCGCACGGAACGTTCAGCCCTGGGAATTCGTCGTCGTCAAGACAGCTGACGTGCGTCGGCAGATAGCCGCCGTGACCGAGAACGGAAAATTCATCGAACATGCGCCGGTGTGCATAGCGGTGCTCTGCCAGGACACGAAATACTATCTTGAGGACGGCGCCGCCGCCACG
- the flhA gene encoding flagellar biosynthesis protein FlhA, which yields MADATIAGPFNFLPKNWLKNSDLLFAAAAILVVAMLIIPLPAFLLDILLILDILLSLLVLLMVMNVKSASEFSVFPSLLLVMTAFRLALNVSATRLILTQGTNFKGRIISAFGDFVVSGNIIVGVLIFIILIIVQFIVITKGATRVAEVAARFALDSMPPKMLAVDAELNAGAITEKEANDRRLKIRQESDFYGTMDGATKFVQGDVIAGIIITFVNIIGGFVIGIAMRGESLEVAANAYTRFTIGDGLVTQIPAFFMSFATGLLVTRSASENNLGTQIVSQVLANPKNLFVAAGFAFVMAWLPGFPTIILLIFAVGIAFIAWNIQRQNEELGLTSKGAEETAARKGPIDVSSLLKVEPIELSIGANLIPLVDESQGGDLLNRVTNLRRELALEMGMVVPPVRITDNANIEPEEYVVSINGTEMARGNVRSSNLLALNQKGDGDKLDGELTKEPAFGLPAYWISYEDRDLAEKKGYMVFSPTAVIATHLTETIKRNAMILLGRQEVQKILDVLKETHPTLVSEVTGKPNAIGYVQKVMQHLLSEGVSIRNTVVIMESVADAFDAQIGPDQASELVRQRLAHQLSRQHASTDNTIRVISLSQTMQEEISNALAEGGDGRGQTVAMEIGAMQALVKRLKEAAKLVGERGYESVLLTSPLIRRGMYNLVSKNVGKMGVVSSAEIAPGYKVESLVLIK from the coding sequence ATGGCAGACGCGACAATAGCCGGGCCGTTCAACTTCCTCCCGAAGAACTGGCTTAAGAACAGCGACCTTCTTTTTGCCGCGGCGGCTATCCTTGTCGTCGCCATGCTCATCATCCCGCTGCCGGCATTCCTGCTCGATATCCTTCTTATCCTTGACATACTGCTGAGCCTGCTTGTGCTCCTCATGGTCATGAACGTCAAAAGTGCGAGCGAGTTCAGCGTATTCCCGTCGCTCCTGCTCGTCATGACGGCGTTCCGTCTTGCGCTCAACGTTTCGGCCACAAGGCTTATCCTCACGCAGGGAACGAATTTCAAGGGGCGCATCATCAGCGCATTCGGTGATTTCGTCGTTTCCGGGAATATCATCGTCGGGGTGCTGATATTCATCATCCTTATCATTGTGCAGTTCATCGTCATCACCAAGGGCGCGACGCGCGTTGCCGAGGTCGCCGCCCGTTTTGCCTTGGACAGTATGCCGCCCAAAATGCTTGCTGTCGATGCCGAGCTCAATGCGGGTGCCATTACCGAGAAGGAAGCCAATGATCGGCGGCTGAAGATACGGCAGGAATCCGATTTCTACGGCACCATGGACGGTGCCACGAAATTCGTCCAGGGCGACGTCATCGCCGGCATCATCATTACCTTCGTCAATATCATCGGCGGATTCGTCATCGGTATAGCCATGCGCGGTGAATCGCTTGAGGTCGCTGCGAACGCGTATACGCGGTTCACCATCGGCGACGGTCTCGTGACGCAGATACCGGCGTTCTTCATGAGCTTCGCCACCGGCCTTCTCGTAACGCGATCGGCGAGCGAGAACAATCTCGGTACACAGATCGTTTCGCAGGTGCTTGCCAATCCGAAGAACCTGTTCGTCGCAGCGGGGTTCGCTTTCGTCATGGCGTGGCTCCCCGGCTTCCCGACCATTATCCTCCTCATTTTCGCTGTGGGCATAGCGTTCATAGCATGGAATATACAGCGTCAGAACGAGGAGCTCGGGCTCACGAGCAAAGGAGCGGAGGAAACGGCCGCACGCAAGGGCCCCATCGATGTGTCCTCGCTGCTTAAGGTGGAACCGATAGAACTTTCCATCGGGGCGAATCTCATTCCCCTCGTCGATGAATCACAGGGGGGGGATCTCCTCAACCGCGTCACCAATCTCAGGCGCGAGCTTGCGCTTGAAATGGGTATGGTCGTGCCGCCGGTGCGCATTACCGACAATGCGAACATAGAGCCTGAAGAGTACGTCGTGAGCATCAACGGCACTGAAATGGCGCGCGGCAATGTGCGCTCGAGCAATCTCCTCGCGCTCAATCAGAAAGGCGACGGGGATAAGCTCGATGGAGAGCTTACGAAAGAACCCGCGTTCGGTCTCCCGGCATATTGGATATCGTACGAGGACAGGGACCTTGCTGAGAAAAAAGGCTATATGGTCTTCTCGCCGACGGCCGTCATCGCTACGCATCTGACGGAGACGATAAAACGCAACGCGATGATACTCCTCGGGCGCCAGGAAGTGCAGAAGATACTGGATGTGCTCAAGGAAACCCATCCGACACTGGTGTCGGAAGTCACCGGGAAGCCCAACGCCATCGGTTATGTGCAGAAGGTCATGCAGCATCTCCTTTCCGAGGGCGTATCGATACGCAATACCGTGGTCATCATGGAATCGGTCGCCGATGCGTTCGACGCGCAGATCGGTCCGGATCAGGCATCCGAGCTCGTGCGGCAGCGGCTGGCCCATCAGCTGTCGCGACAGCATGCGAGCACGGACAATACGATACGCGTCATCTCGCTCTCACAAACGATGCAGGAGGAGATAAGCAATGCCCTGGCCGAAGGGGGGGATGGCCGGGGACAGACGGTGGCCATGGAGATAGGGGCCATGCAGGCGCTCGTAAAACGGCTGAAGGAAGCCGCCAAACTGGTCGGGGAGCGCGGCTACGAGAGCGTACTCCTCACATCGCCGCTCATACGCAGGGGTATGTACAATCTCGTATCGAAAAATGTAGGGAAAATGGGGGTGGTTTCATCGGCGGAGATAGCCCCCGGGTACAAGGTCGAGTCGCTTGTGCTGATAAAGTAG
- the fliQ gene encoding flagellar biosynthesis protein FliQ, with protein MSQSEIMKLAIDAMWVMLYVSAPILIVSVVVGLIISIFQATTSIQEQTLTFVPKIVAIVAVIIVMGGWMLTMLTQYTMGIFKALPMLAR; from the coding sequence ATGTCGCAGTCGGAGATAATGAAACTTGCCATTGACGCGATGTGGGTGATGCTCTATGTGTCCGCACCCATACTCATCGTGAGCGTCGTTGTCGGTCTTATCATTTCCATTTTTCAGGCGACGACGAGCATTCAGGAACAGACGCTCACCTTCGTACCGAAGATCGTCGCTATTGTCGCGGTCATCATAGTCATGGGCGGCTGGATGCTCACCATGCTCACCCAGTACACGATGGGTATATTCAAAGCGCTGCCGATGCTGGCGCGGTAA